In the Sphingobacterium sp. PCS056 genome, TCTTCTGAATCCGCATTTTTTAAAATATAGCCATTTCCGCCATTTTCTAAAAAGCGAAAAATCATACTGCGCTCTGCTTGGTTGCTGATACCCAAGACAATAGTACGTGGCGAACTTTGTTTGATTATTTTACAAAAATCAAGCCCGCTACCATCACTTAAAATAATATCCAACAATACAATATCCACCTTATTCTCTTGAATAAAGTCAACGATAGCAGTGCCCTTTGTAAATGAAAAGATTTGAAATTTGTCTTCATGTTGTAAGAGCGATTTCAATCCTTCCAAAATCATGGGATGATCATCAACAATGGCCAGATTGAGGCTATTTTTATTAAACATAACACTCGATATTTATAGTCGTTCCTTCACCCTTTGATGAAATGATATCAACCCTTCCGTTAACTAATCGGACGCGATTTTCAATATTTCTTAATCCCAAACCTTCCGTAATCTCTTTTTTATCAAATCCAATTCCATTATCTTCGATCGTGAGCTGTAGCAGATTATTATTCTGACTGATCTGCACGATAATATTGCTGGCTTGGGCATATTTCAATGCATTACCGATACTTTCTTGGGTAATACGGTAAAGCGCCAACTGTGTTTGAAAGGGGATATTTTCAGTTAAATCAAAAGCCTCAAATTGAATAGGAAGATTTTTGTGGCTCATCGACTCACACAATTCTGTTAATGCGATCTCCAATCCTAGATTTTTCAATGTTTCAGGCATCAGGTTTCTCGAAATTCTGCGCATTTCGGAAATAGAACGATCCAACTTTTGAATAATATCATTTGATTGATCTATACTTCCGACGGGGTCTTTTGAAATCGTCATTCTGATATTCGCCAGCATGCCCCCCATACTATCATGAAGATCCTGAGCAATGCGCTGCCGCTCCTGCTCTTCGCCCTTCAAAATAGCTTGTGTAGCCTCATATTTCCTTTCGTCCTCGATACGCCTTAACTGTTGCCGATGACTTACACTGATTTGATCATTGAGTTTTTGTTGATTTGTATAATTGAGAAAAGCCAGCAACGCAATCACCAAACTTAAACCAAGTGCGATCCCTAAAAGTGTCGTCCGTAGGCTTTTATTACGAGCAATAAGTTGATTTTCTTTTTTTTCTTGTTCCAAACGATTGATCGTTTGTTGTTTGACAGAAGTTTGATGCAAGATCTCATACTCATTCATCTTTTCCAATAATTGCTGCTTCTGAATGCTATCAGTCAATACGCTGGATTCCTTCATCCAATGATAAGCTTCTTTATAATCACCCAAAAATTCGTTTACAGATGCCAATTGCGTCAGAACAATTTTGCGGTTTATTCCTTCCCTTGTCAAAATTCCCTCTTTCAAAATTCCTTCCATCAAAGCCTTCGCTTTTTTGTAATCCTTTTGTACAAGGTAAATATTATACATCCGGAAATTTAACATCTGCAACATTTTGAGTTGCTTTTTATGCTTAGCGAATGTAATTCCTTTGCGCAGATTTTCCAGTGCTGGTTCAACCTGCTGTATTGTCGTATAGTACATGGCCACCTGATAGTAATAATTGGCAGCATGTTGCGTATTTGGATGTTGCTGGATCAGTAGTGTTGCTTTATCCAGGTAGCGCTTCGCGGTCTTACTATCAGGCATGTAGCAATAATTGCTCACCATATTGAGATAAGTAAGCAGGTGAACCGTGTTCTGTGGTCCAATCTGATGGATTTTTTCCAGTGCTTTTTGATGGTATTCGTCGGCTTTATTAAAATCTCCAACAGACATAAAAGTCAAGCCTAGCTGCGTGTAACAAAAAGCCAAAAGTTCTTTATTTCCACTTTTATCACTCAGAGGAATACATTTCTCTGTCAATGTTTTTACTAAGAAATCATATCCCTTTTCAGGCACTTGAATGTAAGCGTAATTGTACCAAGATTTAATCAATATCTCTGTATTTTGAGGTTCTTTCTCCAAGATACGGATAGCTTCTTCATACAGATTTTTAGCTTTGGTTTTATCCCCCTGATTCGTATAGAAAACAGCTTGATAATAATCTAGAAGACCGCTACTCAATATATGTTTACCTTTTGAATGCAAAACAGCATCAAGCGACTGCCTGCTTTTTAGACTATCTGTAGGAGCCCAATATTCGGAAAGCAAAAGAGAGTTATTCAGTCGTATACTATCCGTATCACCTGATTTGATGAGGTTATTTATTTGTTTTAAGTACAGCTCTTCATCTAAAGGAATGAGTTGCTGTGCTTTGCTGTTATTGATAAGGATGAAAATTAAAAAAAAGAATACTAAAAAAAAACGCTTAAACATCGATCTACAATTTATACAACAAATATCAAAATAAAAAGAAGGCTATTTTCATCTCCCGAAAAAATCATGGTAAACCATTAGAAATTAAATCAGGGTTTAGGATGATTGTTCCAATAGGGCAATCTGTTGAAATTTGTTCATACAAAATACAAAAAAATACAGTTATGAAAAAAGTAAATGCTAAAATAGCCCTTTTAGGAGTTTTATCCCTACTCACATTTGGATCACTGACTACGAGTTGTAGCAAAGACAACGATAATAGTGAAGTTGTACCTAAAGGAAGTAATTATAAAATTACAGTAACATTAAGCAACGTAAATCAAGATCGCGATTATGTATCGGTAGTTGTTGCAGGTGGAACTTCAGCTGGAAAAAATGATGTATGGAAAGTAAACGGGGTGGTCAAAACCGGAGAATCAGCGATAGGTTTAAGTAAGACGGATTTCATTGGCGGAACCAAAACTTACGTTATTGAAACAACGCAGCCTATTCAGGCATTTTCTGGTGGTGTACAAATTATCAATTATGGTGAAGACCTACCTGTTAACTACAAAATTGAAGTAGACGGAACCGTTAAGGTCAATGAAAATCCAACCCTATCTGGTGACGGTGCTAACTTAACGAAACAATATTCGTTTTAAAAAAGATCACTGTTAAAAAACTATATTTTCTAATGAATACAATGACTATGGACGTACGGTCCATAGTCAAATTTCGATTAAGCCTTTCCAATAAAAGACCACCCAAAAGATGAAATTCATAACCATAGCTATTTCCTAGCTGACTGAAGCTCATATCCTAGTAGATCAGATTTCATTCAAGAAATCACTTAATGATTGATCTTTTCCAACCGGCAATTTTTTACGTAATCGATAACGGTGAATTTCGACACCCCTGACCGTAATATTTTGCAATTGCGCGATTTGCTTGGTCGTGAAATTCAGCTTTAAATAGGCACACACTTTTAAATCATTACGTGATAGTCCCGAGTGGTTGGACTTTAGCTTATTCAAAAAACCATCATTGAGCTCATCGAAATGAGAGGCGAATTGATCCCAATTTGCACTATTTTTCTCCACATCTTTCAATAAACTATGGACACGTTTTAAATCAGATGACTCTTCCTCTCCGATTTCTAATTTTGCCAATTCGTCACGGACTTTGACTAGAGTTCCAGAATTTTCTAATAATTTCATACTTGCACTTGCCAACTCCTTGGTTTTGAGCAACACTTCTTGTTCTAGTTTCTCATTATTGAGTTTTACGATTTCCTTTTCGCTTTTTTCGATTTCAAGTTGATGGATGTACCGAAGCTGTTCCATTTTCTTTTCATATTGGAGACGCTGTCTTTTCCATATTTGTTTTTGTATCGTGAAAAAACCATATACAGCAAACCCACCTAAGATGACATATATAAACTTTGCCCAAAAACTTAGATACCAAGGCGGTAAAATTGTAAAACCATAAGACGATACTTCGGAGATCTGATTGAGATTATTTCAAATTTTCACTTGAAAACGGTAGTGACCACTCGGAAGATTGGTGTATGATTTTTCAGAAACATGAGCCCATGGAGACCAATTTTCGTCATACCCGACCAGTTGATAACTAAACTCCACATGTTCATGGATTCCATAACTTGGCGATGAAAAAGCAAATTGAAAAGAATTCAAATTAGAAGCTAGTTGTGGCTCTTCAGCATTCAATTTCTTATCATTGCCGCTTAAATTTTTAGGAAAATATCCTGCAAAAATAATACTATCACGACTGGATTTTACAGTTACATGTGATAACAGTACCGTTGGTTTACGTGCTTCTTTGATATACTTTTCATAGTTAAGGTGAATAATTCCTTTTTCCGCAACGATATAGATATTATTTTTATCATACGTATTGATATGATCAAAGCCAGAGGTATTCATTCCTTCCATTTCAGGAAATTTGACCAGCTGATACGTTTTCCCCTTTGGATCAAATTGTGCTACTCCTACAGATTTGTTTGTACAAAACCAGATATTTCCATCTTGATCTTCTTTTAAATAACGAATCGTAAGCCCATCAAATACTTTAAAATCAAGTGCAGGTACAAAAACATGCTTACCATAATCATACCTGTAAAGCCCCTTTTCTGTTGCAAATACAACTTGATCTTTGATCTTAAACACGAAGTTTTGATAATCAGAGGGCAAACCATTTTTTTTAGTAAATAGATCTGCTTGATACGATTGTCTATCTGCTGCGAGTCGCATGCGGTAAATACCCCGATAGGGATGTGATGCCCAGATTGTTTTTCGATCATCCTGCTCTATAAAACGATAAGAATCAAGTATCCCACGCAGCTGTCCTCCAGAATGAAAGCTACCTTGTTCATAATGAAGTAACTCAAAACCCTGATAAGTCCCCACGAGAGCGTGATCTACCGGAAATACCGAGCTTAAAGGCAATACATTCCAAATCCCGGTCCGATTGGATATGGGGATTAAAGATTGATCTTTTACCTGAAAAAGCCCCTTATTATGTCCAAGTAATAAGTGACCATTTAATTCTTTTAAGAGCCATGCCTCTCCACCATCACTTTTTGGAAAAAGCGAAAATGAGCTCAATGAACGACTTTGGTCTTTCATTCCTTTGGTAATAGGAGCCACATAAACTCCATTTGAAGAAGATAAATATAATTTATAATCAAAAATTAAGGAAGATAAACCAGTGACATCATTTTCAAGATTTGGTCTCAGATACCGTAAGGCAGATCCGTAGGAAATCACCGAAATGCAATTGTCACTCGCCACCCAAATATACTGCTGTTGATCCACAAATACTGCGGAAATATTCTTGTTCTGTAATCCTTCTCTTACACCGATACGTTGTATAGTCTTGCCATTGATATGACGTATGTGGCAACCATCTTTTGCATTGCCAATCACAAAGGTTGAATCATCAATTCGAGCTGAGGATGGTGTATAACTATCCTCCCAACCCTCCTTATTTAATCGGATTAAAGCCCTGTCTTTCAACTCATAATTCTGATTATTTAAAGTTGAGATAACAATCCGATCTTTACCTAGTGGTATCATGGCAGATATCTTCATATCGGTATAAGGTAAAGCCACGAGCAGTGGGGACCAATGATGGTTACGGTAGACCAATAGTCCATTTTTTTTATCTTGTGCAAATAATGATTCCCCGACCTTGCCCATAAAATACCATTCAGCAGCTGCAGGGTGCACCGTTATTTTTTGACCTTTAAATTCAAAAATCACATTAGTCGCTCTAAAAAAAACAGACTGCCCAAATGAAATGGTATTCCAGATATCGGCAAAATTACGGTATTCTTCAGGTATCAGTGCTTTTAATGAGGTATAGGTCAATCCTCCCTGTTGAGCAGGTTCAAAGTAACCGAACTCTCCTTGACCACCTACATAAATACGGTCATGGTCATCAATCCATAAGGACCGAATGATGGTATGATTAGGTAAAGCATAAGATTTCCAATATCTCCCGTCAAAAGTAATCAGCCCTTCACTATTGCCAAAATATAGGATTCCCCTACTATCTTGTTTGATATCCCAAGTACGGCTTCCCCCTTGATATATAGTTTTATTGTAGTTATTCACGAGAGGTAACCCAATTAACTGTTGCCCAGCTGAGGTAATCGGTAAAAAAAAAGAAGCAATAAGATACAGTATAAAAAGGTATTTCATAAAAGATTAATAATCGGGTTGACGTAAACTTGACGTACCCCAAATATACCGAATTTTATATCATAAACCCAATATGATGTAGTGTTGAAGTAGTGGAAAAATTTAACTTACGCCGATCTAAGTCTAATTTTGGGCTAATTATAAACAGTCCTAAATTTTTAATTTATCAAGCATGAGAAATAATGTTAGCATCATGGCAAGTGTTGCTCTTCTGTCTTGCCTTACCAATCCAGTAAGTGCACAGAGCAGAACGATTACAGGTAAAGTCACCAATGAACAGGGGATTCCTCTTGTGGCCAGTATTACCGTATCCGGAGATTCCAAAATTGGAACAAGTAGCAACGAAAATGGAGATTTCACAATCGTTATCCCTCAAAGATCAAGTTATTTGATGGTCTCTTCGCTGGGCTATGAAACAAAAACTGTAGCCATTACAGGCAATTCAGTGACCATCCAATTAAAAGCGAATACCGATTTTAATCTCGATGAAGTCGTCGTCGTAGGGTACGGTACACAAAGAAAAGGCGATCTCACCGCACCAATTTCAACGGTCAATATGCAAGATATGGCCAAACGTACCGTTTCTAATCCCATGGATGCCCTCCAAGGTGCCGTTACAGGAGTACAGATTGTCAGCTCGGGAGCGCCTGGATCTACACCATCAGTACGGGTCCGCGGAGTAGGATCATTTAATAATGAAAGTCCTTTGTATGTGGTCGATGGTATGTTTATGGACAATATTGACTTCCTAAACCCCAACGATATAGCCGACATCTCTATTTTAAAAGATGCATCTGGAGCAGCGATATATGGGGTTCGTGCCGCAAATGGGGTCATTCTAGTCACGACCAAAAAAGGGAGTTTAAATATGAAATCCCGAGTAACTTACAATGGTTTTGCCGGATTTCAGACACCAACCAACATTCTAAAAATGGCAAATGCGCAGCAGTATGCTCATTATGCTACAGCCACAGGAAATGGTGCATTTGTAAAAAATTCAGTTGAAAAATTTGGTGGCACAGAGACCAATCCAGCGATGGATACGGATTGGTTCAATGAGCTGCTACGCTCAAAAGCATTAATAAC is a window encoding:
- a CDS encoding response regulator, which translates into the protein MFNKNSLNLAIVDDHPMILEGLKSLLQHEDKFQIFSFTKGTAIVDFIQENKVDIVLLDIILSDGSGLDFCKIIKQSSPRTIVLGISNQAERSMIFRFLENGGNGYILKNADSEEIIACIEKALHGDLALSKEVQQILLRPTKNTVEIPRLTKREQQILQAIANGHTSAVIAENLFISIITVETHRRNLLKKFQAKNMIELVKIATENKLI
- a CDS encoding ATP-binding protein, with the translated sequence MFKRFFLVFFFLIFILINNSKAQQLIPLDEELYLKQINNLIKSGDTDSIRLNNSLLLSEYWAPTDSLKSRQSLDAVLHSKGKHILSSGLLDYYQAVFYTNQGDKTKAKNLYEEAIRILEKEPQNTEILIKSWYNYAYIQVPEKGYDFLVKTLTEKCIPLSDKSGNKELLAFCYTQLGLTFMSVGDFNKADEYHQKALEKIHQIGPQNTVHLLTYLNMVSNYCYMPDSKTAKRYLDKATLLIQQHPNTQHAANYYYQVAMYYTTIQQVEPALENLRKGITFAKHKKQLKMLQMLNFRMYNIYLVQKDYKKAKALMEGILKEGILTREGINRKIVLTQLASVNEFLGDYKEAYHWMKESSVLTDSIQKQQLLEKMNEYEILHQTSVKQQTINRLEQEKKENQLIARNKSLRTTLLGIALGLSLVIALLAFLNYTNQQKLNDQISVSHRQQLRRIEDERKYEATQAILKGEEQERQRIAQDLHDSMGGMLANIRMTISKDPVGSIDQSNDIIQKLDRSISEMRRISRNLMPETLKNLGLEIALTELCESMSHKNLPIQFEAFDLTENIPFQTQLALYRITQESIGNALKYAQASNIIVQISQNNNLLQLTIEDNGIGFDKKEITEGLGLRNIENRVRLVNGRVDIISSKGEGTTINIECYV
- a CDS encoding helix-turn-helix transcriptional regulator yields the protein MEQLRYIHQLEIEKSEKEIVKLNNEKLEQEVLLKTKELASASMKLLENSGTLVKVRDELAKLEIGEEESSDLKRVHSLLKDVEKNSANWDQFASHFDELNDGFLNKLKSNHSGLSRNDLKVCAYLKLNFTTKQIAQLQNITVRGVEIHRYRLRKKLPVGKDQSLSDFLNEI
- a CDS encoding two-component regulator propeller domain-containing protein translates to MKYLFILYLIASFFLPITSAGQQLIGLPLVNNYNKTIYQGGSRTWDIKQDSRGILYFGNSEGLITFDGRYWKSYALPNHTIIRSLWIDDHDRIYVGGQGEFGYFEPAQQGGLTYTSLKALIPEEYRNFADIWNTISFGQSVFFRATNVIFEFKGQKITVHPAAAEWYFMGKVGESLFAQDKKNGLLVYRNHHWSPLLVALPYTDMKISAMIPLGKDRIVISTLNNQNYELKDRALIRLNKEGWEDSYTPSSARIDDSTFVIGNAKDGCHIRHINGKTIQRIGVREGLQNKNISAVFVDQQQYIWVASDNCISVISYGSALRYLRPNLENDVTGLSSLIFDYKLYLSSSNGVYVAPITKGMKDQSRSLSSFSLFPKSDGGEAWLLKELNGHLLLGHNKGLFQVKDQSLIPISNRTGIWNVLPLSSVFPVDHALVGTYQGFELLHYEQGSFHSGGQLRGILDSYRFIEQDDRKTIWASHPYRGIYRMRLAADRQSYQADLFTKKNGLPSDYQNFVFKIKDQVVFATEKGLYRYDYGKHVFVPALDFKVFDGLTIRYLKEDQDGNIWFCTNKSVGVAQFDPKGKTYQLVKFPEMEGMNTSGFDHINTYDKNNIYIVAEKGIIHLNYEKYIKEARKPTVLLSHVTVKSSRDSIIFAGYFPKNLSGNDKKLNAEEPQLASNLNSFQFAFSSPSYGIHEHVEFSYQLVGYDENWSPWAHVSEKSYTNLPSGHYRFQVKI